Proteins from a single region of Sneathiella aquimaris:
- a CDS encoding ABC transporter ATP-binding protein translates to MSNSVLKLEKVGRTFKQGPETLEILDNVDLQIKPGEIVALLGQSGAGKSTLLQIAGLLEPPTSGRVIIAQTDCTKASDKRRTEMRRDKIGFVYQFHHLLPEFSALENVMMPNLIAGISRSVSKQKATALLTKMGLEHRLSHRPAKLSGGEQQRVAIARALANDPALLLADEPTGNLDEQTAELVFANFMDLVRQHNVAALVATHNRDLAKRMDRIVQVRDHMLIEE, encoded by the coding sequence ATGAGTAATTCTGTCTTGAAGCTGGAAAAAGTAGGTAGGACCTTCAAGCAGGGGCCTGAGACGCTTGAGATCCTTGATAATGTGGACCTGCAGATCAAGCCGGGTGAGATTGTCGCCTTGTTGGGGCAATCCGGTGCTGGCAAGTCGACGTTACTTCAAATTGCAGGACTACTTGAGCCTCCGACCAGTGGACGCGTGATAATCGCACAGACTGATTGTACAAAAGCATCCGATAAGCGCAGAACCGAAATGCGCCGGGATAAAATTGGGTTCGTCTATCAATTCCATCATCTTCTTCCGGAGTTTTCGGCGTTGGAAAATGTGATGATGCCAAATTTGATTGCAGGCATTTCCAGATCTGTATCCAAGCAGAAAGCAACTGCCCTGTTGACAAAAATGGGGTTGGAACATCGATTAAGCCATCGCCCAGCGAAGCTTTCCGGAGGGGAGCAGCAACGTGTTGCGATTGCACGCGCTTTAGCCAATGATCCCGCCTTGCTCCTTGCGGACGAACCTACGGGCAATCTGGATGAGCAGACTGCTGAGCTGGTTTTTGCTAACTTTATGGATCTTGTCCGTCAGCATAATGTTGCCGCGCTTGTCGCAACCCATAATCGGGATCTTGCTAAAAGAATGGACAGGATTGTCCAAGTTCGGGACCATATGCTGATCGAAGAGTAG
- a CDS encoding benzoate-CoA ligase family protein: MGQVNENAAAYFVDRHAKGAAAEKVAFTEAVDGGRSLTYAALGEQSGKMTALFEKYHIQPEDRVVMLVHDVVEFPVIFWGSLKAGVIPVPVNTLLAADLYALILDDSKAKSLFVSEVLLDVVKPVLKDRKYLKSVFVIGESQEGFLSFNDELATVQERPTTQASADECAFWLYSSGSTGQPKGVRHVHGSLQATSDTYGAQTLKINVDDVVFSVAKLFFAYGLGNGMTFPMSVGATTVLYPGRPTPETVFDVIRRSNPTVFCGVPTLYAALVSAMPDKMPNGMERLRCCISAGEALPAEIGRKWKSATGVDILDGVGSTEMLHIFLSNAPDDVVYGTSGRAVPGYQLRLVDETGAEVGAGEIGELLVNGPSAADGYWNQRDKTRSTFEGVWTRTGDKYEKQADGRLVYCGRTDDMFKVSGIWVSPFEIEQALVTHKDVLEAAVVAAMDENDLEKPKAYVVLKDAVSKEGLEERLKEHVKEAVGKWKYPRWIEIVDDLPKTATGKVQRFKLRSQ, from the coding sequence TTGGGGCAAGTCAATGAAAATGCGGCCGCCTATTTTGTGGACAGGCATGCCAAGGGTGCTGCGGCTGAAAAGGTGGCGTTCACCGAAGCGGTTGATGGAGGACGTTCTTTAACCTATGCGGCGCTTGGTGAACAATCCGGTAAGATGACAGCGTTATTTGAGAAGTATCATATTCAGCCGGAAGATCGGGTTGTTATGTTAGTACATGACGTTGTCGAGTTTCCCGTTATTTTTTGGGGAAGCCTTAAGGCGGGCGTCATACCGGTTCCGGTCAATACCCTTCTTGCCGCGGATCTATATGCCCTTATTTTGGATGATAGTAAGGCTAAAAGTCTATTTGTATCTGAGGTGTTACTGGATGTTGTTAAGCCTGTGCTTAAAGATAGAAAATATCTGAAATCCGTTTTTGTCATTGGTGAGTCTCAGGAAGGGTTTTTGTCTTTCAATGATGAACTGGCGACGGTTCAGGAAAGGCCAACGACACAGGCGAGTGCAGATGAATGTGCGTTTTGGCTGTATTCCTCAGGATCAACCGGGCAGCCCAAGGGGGTTCGTCATGTACATGGCAGTCTTCAGGCCACGTCGGATACCTATGGCGCCCAAACCCTCAAGATTAACGTTGATGACGTGGTGTTCTCGGTTGCCAAGCTATTCTTTGCCTATGGTCTAGGGAACGGTATGACGTTCCCCATGTCCGTGGGGGCGACAACCGTCCTTTATCCAGGGCGGCCAACACCGGAAACGGTGTTTGATGTCATCAGGCGCTCAAATCCCACCGTGTTTTGCGGGGTGCCGACCCTTTATGCTGCGCTCGTCTCGGCGATGCCAGACAAGATGCCCAACGGAATGGAGCGCCTGCGGTGCTGTATTTCTGCTGGTGAGGCTTTGCCCGCTGAAATTGGCCGCAAGTGGAAGTCGGCCACCGGGGTTGATATTCTGGACGGTGTCGGATCAACCGAGATGTTGCATATTTTTCTCTCGAATGCCCCGGATGATGTAGTTTATGGGACATCCGGACGGGCGGTGCCGGGGTATCAGCTTAGACTGGTTGACGAAACCGGTGCCGAGGTTGGCGCCGGCGAGATTGGTGAACTTCTGGTAAACGGGCCGTCGGCTGCCGATGGATACTGGAACCAAAGGGACAAGACCCGGTCTACCTTTGAGGGCGTCTGGACCCGGACCGGCGACAAATATGAAAAGCAGGCGGATGGCCGTCTGGTTTATTGTGGGCGGACAGACGATATGTTCAAGGTCAGCGGGATCTGGGTGTCCCCGTTTGAGATCGAACAGGCTCTGGTTACCCATAAAGATGTTCTGGAAGCCGCTGTTGTTGCCGCTATGGATGAAAACGATCTGGAAAAGCCGAAAGCCTATGTCGTCTTAAAAGACGCTGTCAGTAAAGAGGGGTTGGAGGAACGACTGAAAGAGCATGTAAAAGAGGCTGTTGGCAAATGGAAGTACCCTCGCTGGATCGAGATTGTTGATGATCTTCCAAAGACAGCCACAGGTAAAGTGCAACGATTTAAGCTACGGTCTCAGTAA
- the boxA gene encoding benzoyl-CoA 2,3-epoxidase subunit BoxA: protein MSTPQKQHVIDPEICIRCYTCEDACPVDAITHNDDNVVVDFTKCNFCMDCIAPCPTGSIDNWRVVTTPYSLEDQFSWMELPEQEEISDKDGGGSIEALDQSIEALLAEAHAGAGGKAIAPSSASKPTVNLFNLGNPAEATVQGNFRLTNEQSDNDVRHIILDMGGQTFPVLEGQSVGITPPGTDENGMPYLPRLYSLSSPRDGERPNTNNIALTVKRETNGVCSNYVCDLKKGDKVKVTGPFGATFLMPNDPQANLLMICTGTGSAPFRAFTMRRQRIAPESNANLVLFFGARTPDALPYFGPLKKVPDRFLHKELVFSREEGHDKEYVQDRMIKKADLISRLISSPHTYIYVCGLKDMEEGVEEAFETIASSAGLNWQDIRNELRENGRYHLETY from the coding sequence ATGAGCACTCCTCAGAAGCAACATGTAATCGATCCTGAAATCTGCATTCGGTGTTACACATGCGAAGATGCATGCCCTGTTGATGCCATTACGCATAATGATGACAATGTGGTTGTTGATTTTACAAAATGTAATTTTTGTATGGATTGTATTGCGCCATGCCCAACCGGGTCTATTGATAACTGGCGGGTAGTGACAACCCCTTACAGTCTGGAAGATCAGTTTTCCTGGATGGAGTTGCCTGAACAGGAAGAAATCTCTGATAAGGATGGCGGCGGTAGTATCGAGGCGCTTGATCAGTCTATTGAAGCATTGCTGGCCGAAGCCCATGCCGGGGCAGGCGGTAAAGCCATTGCACCGTCAAGTGCATCGAAACCAACGGTGAACCTGTTCAATCTGGGAAATCCTGCAGAAGCAACAGTACAGGGAAACTTTCGCCTGACCAACGAACAGTCCGACAATGATGTGCGGCACATTATTCTGGATATGGGCGGACAAACCTTTCCTGTTCTTGAAGGTCAAAGTGTTGGAATTACGCCTCCCGGTACGGACGAAAATGGGATGCCATATTTACCGCGCCTTTATTCACTTTCCAGCCCCCGCGATGGCGAGCGACCAAACACAAATAATATCGCGCTGACCGTAAAGCGCGAAACAAACGGCGTCTGTTCCAACTATGTCTGTGACCTTAAGAAGGGCGATAAGGTTAAGGTTACCGGTCCTTTTGGCGCGACCTTCCTGATGCCGAATGACCCTCAGGCGAACTTACTGATGATTTGCACGGGAACAGGGTCAGCCCCGTTCAGAGCATTTACAATGCGTCGCCAGCGTATCGCACCAGAAAGTAATGCAAATCTGGTTCTGTTTTTCGGGGCTCGAACTCCGGACGCGCTCCCTTATTTTGGTCCATTGAAAAAAGTGCCCGATCGTTTCCTTCATAAAGAACTGGTATTCTCCCGCGAGGAAGGTCATGACAAGGAATATGTGCAGGACAGAATGATCAAAAAAGCGGATTTGATCAGCCGCCTGATCAGTTCGCCCCATACCTATATTTATGTGTGCGGCCTGAAAGACATGGAAGAGGGGGTCGAAGAGGCCTTTGAAACCATTGCAAGCAGTGCTGGCCTTAACTGGCAGGATATTCGAAATGAGTTGCGGGAAAATGGCCGTTACCATCTGGAAACATATTGA
- a CDS encoding lipoprotein-releasing ABC transporter permease subunit — protein sequence MALRYLRARRQEGFISVIALFSFLGIGLGVATLIIVMSVMNGFRADLLDRILGMNGHYEIKAAENGVLVDYDPLVARLAALKDIVRVTPLIQGQVMAAAGKNASGALVRGMAPDQLDKLELLSKNIVSGSLAGFAEDKAVIIGHRFARSLGVRAGDKIKLLSPKGSSTAFGTFPRVKTYTVAGLFNTGMYEYDSGYVFMSLSAAQKYFKHGEGVTSIEVFATDPDRALALRSDIINAVNVRAYIYDWQQSRASFFNALEVERNVMFLILTLIILVAAFNIISSLIMLVKDKGRDVAILRTMGATRGMIMRVFFIAGASVGVVGTLFGFLLGLGFCANIDQIKNLIEGLTGAELFSAEIYFLSNLPAKVDPAEVTTVVIMALVISLAATIYPSWRAARLDPVEALRYE from the coding sequence ATGGCGCTTCGGTATTTGCGGGCGCGCAGGCAAGAGGGTTTTATCTCTGTTATTGCCCTATTTTCATTTCTCGGGATTGGATTGGGCGTTGCCACGCTGATCATCGTCATGTCTGTCATGAACGGATTTCGGGCAGACCTGCTGGATAGAATTCTGGGAATGAACGGTCATTATGAAATCAAGGCCGCCGAAAATGGCGTATTGGTGGATTATGATCCGCTGGTTGCCCGTTTGGCGGCCCTGAAAGATATTGTGCGGGTTACACCCCTTATCCAGGGGCAGGTGATGGCCGCGGCTGGTAAAAACGCCAGTGGTGCGTTAGTGCGCGGTATGGCACCTGACCAACTGGATAAGCTGGAATTGCTGTCGAAGAATATCGTCTCGGGCTCCCTTGCAGGTTTTGCTGAGGATAAAGCCGTTATTATCGGGCATCGGTTTGCCCGCTCCCTCGGGGTTCGGGCGGGCGATAAGATCAAGCTTCTGTCGCCAAAAGGCAGTTCCACAGCCTTTGGCACCTTTCCCAGAGTGAAAACCTATACGGTCGCGGGTCTGTTCAATACGGGAATGTATGAATATGACAGCGGGTATGTGTTTATGTCCCTCTCGGCCGCTCAGAAATATTTCAAGCATGGCGAAGGGGTAACCTCCATTGAGGTTTTTGCAACCGATCCGGATCGGGCACTTGCCCTCAGATCAGATATTATTAATGCGGTCAATGTCCGCGCGTATATTTATGATTGGCAGCAGTCCCGGGCCAGTTTCTTTAACGCCCTGGAGGTTGAACGGAATGTCATGTTCCTGATTTTGACCCTGATCATCCTTGTCGCAGCGTTTAATATTATTTCAAGCCTGATTATGCTGGTGAAGGATAAAGGGAGGGATGTCGCCATTTTACGCACCATGGGGGCAACCCGCGGTATGATTATGCGTGTCTTTTTTATTGCTGGCGCGAGTGTCGGTGTTGTTGGCACTCTGTTCGGATTTCTGTTGGGGCTCGGCTTTTGCGCCAATATTGACCAAATCAAAAACCTGATTGAAGGATTGACCGGCGCCGAACTTTTTTCCGCCGAGATTTATTTCCTGTCAAACCTGCCTGCAAAAGTAGATCCGGCAGAGGTAACAACCGTGGTCATCATGGCGCTTGTCATATCTCTCGCAGCGACGATTTATCCGTCCTGGCGGGCTGCGCGGCTGGATCCGGTAGAGGCGCTTCGCTATGAGTAA
- the boxC gene encoding 2,3-epoxybenzoyl-CoA dihydrolase, whose product MSKRIDFQVDPTSYRHWRIEYDGEIASLFMDVDENGGLFDGYELKLNSYDLGVDIELADIVQRMRFEHPEVKTVVLQSGKEKVFCAGANIRMLGGAEHAHKVNFCKFTNETRNTFEAAGEESGQHYISAIRGACAGGGYELALACDYIMLTDDGSSNVALPEVPLLAVLPGTGGLTRVTDKRKVRRDLADVFCSLEEGVRGKRALKWNLVDEVLANSKFDETVKERALAFAEKSNRAPAEKGIALTPLTREIEDNGNLVYSTVEVEIDRDAGTATINITGPKSTVPQSMDELLDQGADAWILRCARELDDAILQLRLNELEIGVLLFSTQGDPEQVAAHEKLVLDNQDHWLAKEISLYWKRVLKRIDLTSRSLVALVEPGSCYAGMLAEILFSVDRSYMAEGEFEGDNRPIATLLLTDGNFGPYPMSNDLTRLQTRFLGDPAQVSMLEKMKGQLIDAEDAEEQGLVTYSFDDIDWEDEIRIFLEERSKFSPDAMTGMEANLRFAGPETMETRIFGRLTAWQNWIFQRPNAVGESGALQRYGTGVRGEYDMRRV is encoded by the coding sequence GTGAGCAAGCGCATCGATTTTCAGGTAGACCCAACATCTTATCGCCATTGGCGGATCGAGTATGATGGCGAGATTGCCAGTCTCTTTATGGATGTTGATGAAAATGGGGGCCTGTTTGACGGTTACGAGCTTAAACTCAACTCCTATGATTTGGGGGTCGATATTGAACTTGCCGATATCGTCCAGCGGATGCGATTTGAACACCCGGAAGTCAAAACAGTGGTCCTTCAATCCGGCAAGGAAAAGGTCTTCTGTGCGGGTGCGAACATTCGTATGCTCGGTGGTGCTGAGCATGCCCATAAAGTGAATTTCTGTAAATTTACCAATGAGACACGCAACACTTTTGAAGCAGCAGGTGAAGAATCCGGGCAGCATTATATCAGCGCAATAAGAGGCGCCTGTGCCGGTGGTGGTTATGAACTTGCTCTGGCCTGTGACTATATCATGCTGACCGATGATGGCTCGTCCAATGTGGCTCTGCCAGAAGTTCCGTTACTGGCTGTCCTTCCGGGAACGGGCGGCCTTACGCGTGTCACAGATAAACGTAAAGTTCGCCGCGACCTGGCTGATGTATTCTGTTCCCTCGAAGAAGGTGTCAGGGGAAAGCGTGCGTTAAAGTGGAATTTGGTAGATGAGGTGCTCGCCAACTCCAAATTTGATGAAACGGTAAAAGAACGGGCCTTGGCATTTGCCGAGAAATCAAATCGGGCTCCTGCGGAAAAGGGGATTGCCTTGACACCTTTGACGCGCGAAATCGAAGATAATGGCAATCTTGTTTATTCAACGGTTGAAGTGGAAATCGACCGTGATGCAGGAACGGCCACAATCAATATTACTGGTCCAAAATCGACGGTCCCTCAATCAATGGATGAGTTGTTGGATCAGGGTGCGGACGCTTGGATTTTACGCTGCGCCCGTGAATTGGATGACGCGATCCTGCAATTGCGGCTCAACGAGCTTGAAATCGGCGTTCTTTTATTCTCCACGCAAGGGGACCCCGAACAGGTTGCAGCCCATGAAAAACTGGTTCTGGACAATCAGGACCATTGGTTGGCCAAGGAAATCTCTCTTTATTGGAAACGGGTTTTAAAACGCATTGATTTAACATCCCGGTCTTTGGTCGCCTTGGTGGAACCGGGGTCCTGTTACGCGGGGATGCTGGCTGAGATACTGTTTTCTGTCGATCGCAGCTATATGGCGGAAGGCGAGTTTGAGGGCGATAATCGTCCAATAGCAACCCTTTTGCTGACCGACGGGAATTTTGGTCCTTATCCAATGTCCAACGACCTGACACGATTACAGACCCGTTTTCTGGGAGATCCGGCACAGGTCTCAATGCTGGAGAAGATGAAAGGTCAATTGATCGACGCGGAGGATGCGGAAGAGCAAGGGCTTGTAACTTACTCGTTCGATGATATCGATTGGGAAGACGAAATCCGCATTTTCCTGGAAGAAAGAAGCAAGTTCTCGCCAGATGCAATGACCGGAATGGAAGCCAATCTTCGCTTTGCGGGCCCGGAAACCATGGAAACTCGAATTTTCGGACGCTTGACCGCGTGGCAAAACTGGATTTTCCAGCGGCCGAATGCGGTGGGCGAAAGTGGTGCGTTGCAGCGCTACGGGACCGGTGTTCGGGGTGAATATGATATGCGCCGCGTTTAA
- a CDS encoding alpha/beta fold hydrolase yields the protein MIWQTKSSLVFEVDGVSLEGRCFGPPPDDAPTIFLLHEGLGCVDLWRDFPLRLVKSLGFGVFAYSRQGYGRSDPIRLPRALDYMNIEAKVSLPKVISFVGARRYVVIGHSDGASIAAAYAGECAGQGLAGIVLIAPHFFAEDISVKSIRLIKEAFEQGGLKDRLAKYHSDIDGAFYGWCDAWLDPAFLNWQILSSVRTIAVPALMIQGAQDEYGTCRQVEAFERELSGDGTVFMLPDCGHSPHLEMSEDVVHAIKNFIQDNRIGL from the coding sequence ATGATCTGGCAAACCAAGAGTTCCCTTGTTTTTGAAGTGGACGGTGTGTCGTTAGAGGGGCGGTGTTTTGGTCCGCCGCCCGACGACGCACCAACGATCTTCCTGTTGCATGAGGGATTGGGCTGTGTTGACCTGTGGCGTGACTTTCCGCTTCGGCTGGTAAAAAGCCTCGGGTTTGGGGTTTTTGCCTATTCCCGGCAGGGTTATGGCCGGTCTGATCCAATTAGGCTGCCCCGCGCCCTTGATTATATGAATATCGAAGCTAAGGTGTCTTTGCCGAAAGTAATTTCCTTCGTTGGGGCGCGACGCTATGTGGTTATTGGGCATAGTGATGGTGCGTCTATAGCCGCAGCATATGCGGGGGAGTGTGCGGGACAGGGACTGGCGGGGATTGTTTTGATTGCTCCTCATTTCTTTGCAGAGGATATTAGCGTGAAGTCCATACGCCTGATAAAAGAGGCTTTCGAGCAGGGAGGGTTGAAAGACAGGCTTGCGAAATACCATTCAGATATTGATGGTGCGTTTTATGGATGGTGTGATGCCTGGCTTGATCCGGCGTTTTTGAATTGGCAGATCCTGTCGTCAGTGCGCACCATAGCCGTGCCGGCATTGATGATACAGGGGGCGCAGGACGAGTACGGCACCTGCCGGCAGGTAGAGGCATTTGAGAGAGAGTTGTCCGGCGATGGTACTGTTTTTATGCTACCCGATTGCGGGCATAGTCCGCATCTGGAAATGTCAGAAGATGTCGTGCATGCGATAAAGAATTTTATTCAAGATAACAGAATAGGTCTTTGA
- a CDS encoding acyl-CoA thioesterase produces the protein MVTLPFIHSVRVGWGDCDPAKIAYTGRLPCFALEAIDAWWQEHVGQDWYCLNLDRNVGTPFVHLSLDFVSPVTPRFALECEVRLRKVGESSVTFQVIGRQDGIDCFTGTFVNVFVEADSFKKQSAPPDIRSLIEPLMIE, from the coding sequence ATGGTCACACTTCCTTTTATTCATTCGGTACGGGTTGGCTGGGGAGATTGTGACCCCGCGAAGATAGCCTATACCGGCAGGCTTCCATGTTTTGCACTAGAGGCTATCGACGCCTGGTGGCAAGAGCATGTGGGGCAGGATTGGTATTGTTTAAATCTGGACCGAAATGTTGGAACTCCTTTTGTTCATTTGAGTCTTGATTTTGTTTCTCCTGTTACGCCTCGATTTGCACTGGAATGTGAAGTGAGGCTTCGCAAAGTTGGCGAGAGCTCGGTTACCTTTCAGGTCATCGGGCGTCAGGACGGGATTGACTGTTTCACCGGGACATTTGTCAATGTATTCGTCGAGGCGGATAGTTTCAAAAAGCAATCGGCTCCTCCGGATATTCGGTCGCTTATTGAACCATTGATGATTGAGTAA
- a CDS encoding DUF309 domain-containing protein, whose product MTLLVKEAPYSAADILPQGPMHRRVGDRDCIHAETKRTIELFMGRDDRVSLKSLEKVSLGCVFFEAGYYWEAHEVWEGVWLECLPNSAEKFFLQAMIQLTNAKLKKDLGRFDAAVRLGKLSRALLEQAFSGKVESIYQIRLADITPFFEGFKSNNDI is encoded by the coding sequence ATGACATTACTGGTTAAGGAAGCGCCCTATTCGGCGGCGGATATCCTGCCGCAAGGCCCAATGCACCGGCGTGTGGGAGATCGGGACTGTATTCACGCTGAGACGAAGCGGACCATTGAGCTTTTCATGGGTCGGGATGATCGGGTCTCGCTGAAGTCGCTGGAGAAGGTATCGCTGGGATGCGTGTTTTTTGAAGCGGGATACTATTGGGAAGCCCATGAAGTTTGGGAAGGGGTGTGGCTGGAATGTCTGCCAAACAGTGCCGAAAAATTTTTCTTGCAGGCGATGATACAGCTTACCAATGCAAAACTTAAAAAGGATTTGGGAAGGTTTGATGCGGCAGTGCGATTGGGAAAATTGTCCAGGGCGTTGCTGGAGCAGGCCTTTTCGGGAAAAGTTGAAAGCATATACCAGATAAGACTGGCGGATATCACGCCCTTTTTTGAAGGTTTTAAATCGAATAATGATATATAA
- a CDS encoding helix-turn-helix transcriptional regulator produces the protein MENEIASFGGKTLTREKETSSFENDLAAPFMEMVGQRVREARSRKNISRKALSDISGVSQRYLAQLETGSGNISIVLLRRVADALDYKIEWLVGEEDPYHSEIIPILSLLQQSTKEQRNRVLEILDPDHPAIKRSRRIAFIGLRGAGKSTLGRMSAEEIGVPFLELNEEIEQASGMPVNEVIALYGQEGYRRLEKQSVERIAATHDSIVLAVAGGIVSEPETFNYLLRHYHTIWLKADPDDHMSRVRGQGDERPMAGNPEAMDELKSILMSREALYARAEMTVNTSGRDVGQALSDILSVMRECGLIEI, from the coding sequence ATGGAAAATGAAATTGCGTCTTTTGGTGGTAAAACACTCACAAGAGAGAAAGAGACTTCCTCTTTTGAAAACGATTTGGCGGCCCCCTTTATGGAGATGGTGGGGCAGCGGGTTCGTGAGGCGCGATCTCGGAAAAATATTTCCCGGAAGGCCCTGTCCGATATTTCGGGTGTGTCGCAACGCTATCTTGCGCAGCTGGAGACCGGATCTGGGAATATTTCCATTGTTTTGTTGAGGCGGGTGGCCGATGCCCTTGATTATAAAATCGAATGGCTTGTTGGCGAAGAAGATCCTTACCATTCAGAAATTATTCCCATTCTGTCACTTTTGCAGCAGTCGACGAAAGAACAGCGAAATCGCGTGCTGGAAATACTTGATCCCGACCACCCCGCCATAAAACGGTCGCGGCGAATTGCTTTCATTGGATTGCGCGGGGCTGGAAAATCCACTCTGGGACGGATGTCCGCGGAAGAAATTGGCGTGCCTTTTCTGGAGCTGAACGAGGAAATTGAACAAGCTAGTGGTATGCCGGTAAATGAGGTGATTGCCTTATATGGACAGGAGGGGTACCGAAGGCTTGAAAAACAATCCGTGGAAAGGATTGCTGCCACACATGATTCTATCGTTCTTGCTGTGGCGGGCGGTATTGTGTCGGAACCGGAAACCTTCAATTATCTTCTACGTCACTATCACACAATTTGGCTCAAGGCCGATCCTGATGATCATATGTCACGGGTTCGGGGGCAAGGGGACGAGCGACCCATGGCGGGTAATCCGGAAGCGATGGATGAATTGAAAAGTATCCTGATGAGCCGTGAGGCATTGTATGCGCGGGCGGAGATGACCGTAAATACGTCAGGACGGGATGTGGGGCAGGCACTGAGTGATATTTTGTCTGTCATGCGGGAATGTGGCCTGATCGAAATATAG
- the boxB gene encoding benzoyl-CoA 2,3-epoxidase subunit BoxB translates to MVDLINVSYDTQIPNNVGLSTDKRVLKALERWHPGYINWWKDLGPSGFHESQVYLRTAVSVDPKGWAKFGYVKMPEYRWGVLLSPQVENRTIPCGEHYGEPVWQEVPGEYRSMLRRLIVIQGDTEPASVEQQRFLGKTAPSLYDMRNLFQVNVEEGRHLWAMVYLLQKYFGRDGREEANELLRRQSGSEEAPRMLGAFNEETPDWLSFFMFTYFTDRDGKMQLESLAQSGFDPLSRSCRFMLTEEAHHMFVGETGVGRVIQRTCDAMKEAGIEDPYDIDAVRNLGVIDLPTIQKKLNFHYTLSLDLFGSEVSTNAANAFNAGIKGRFQETKIDDDHQLKNSTYPVTRLQNGVITLQEVPALSAINMRLRDDYIKDAAGGVKRWNALIAKTGVQFEMTIPHQAFHRQIGEFASVRTTPAGDIISQADYDARRDEWLPSSDDAAYIQSLMKPCLEAGKYAGWIAPPRIGIDNKPGDFEYVQLHDS, encoded by the coding sequence ATGGTTGATCTGATAAATGTGAGTTACGATACACAAATTCCCAACAATGTTGGGCTGTCGACGGATAAGCGTGTTCTAAAAGCCTTGGAACGCTGGCATCCGGGATATATCAACTGGTGGAAAGATCTTGGGCCGAGCGGCTTTCATGAAAGTCAGGTCTATCTAAGGACAGCGGTCAGTGTCGATCCGAAAGGCTGGGCAAAATTTGGGTATGTAAAGATGCCTGAATACCGGTGGGGCGTTCTCTTGTCGCCGCAAGTTGAAAATCGGACAATTCCGTGCGGCGAACATTACGGCGAGCCTGTCTGGCAGGAAGTGCCCGGTGAATATCGTTCCATGTTGCGTCGTCTGATCGTTATTCAGGGCGATACGGAACCAGCATCTGTCGAGCAACAGCGCTTTTTGGGGAAAACGGCCCCGTCGTTGTATGATATGCGGAACTTGTTTCAGGTGAATGTCGAAGAAGGACGTCATCTTTGGGCAATGGTGTATCTGCTGCAAAAGTATTTTGGCCGGGATGGCCGTGAAGAAGCCAACGAGTTATTGCGCCGGCAGTCCGGATCGGAAGAAGCCCCGCGGATGTTGGGGGCCTTCAACGAAGAAACACCGGATTGGCTGTCTTTTTTCATGTTTACCTATTTCACCGATCGGGATGGTAAAATGCAATTGGAAAGCCTGGCGCAATCAGGCTTTGATCCTTTGTCACGTTCCTGCCGCTTCATGCTGACAGAAGAAGCCCATCATATGTTTGTTGGTGAAACAGGCGTTGGCCGGGTCATTCAACGCACCTGTGATGCGATGAAAGAGGCGGGCATTGAAGATCCTTATGATATCGATGCGGTTCGTAATCTGGGAGTAATTGACCTTCCAACCATTCAGAAAAAGCTGAATTTTCATTATACGTTGTCTTTGGACCTGTTTGGTTCAGAGGTCTCCACAAACGCGGCAAATGCCTTCAACGCCGGTATTAAGGGGCGTTTTCAGGAAACCAAGATTGATGATGACCATCAGTTGAAAAACAGCACATATCCGGTAACTCGCTTGCAAAACGGGGTTATTACCCTGCAAGAGGTTCCGGCATTGTCAGCGATCAATATGCGTCTGCGGGATGATTATATCAAAGATGCAGCTGGAGGGGTGAAACGTTGGAATGCACTGATTGCCAAAACCGGTGTGCAGTTCGAAATGACCATTCCACATCAGGCATTTCATCGCCAGATCGGTGAATTTGCGTCTGTACGGACAACGCCTGCCGGTGATATTATTTCTCAGGCAGACTATGATGCCCGCCGGGATGAGTGGCTGCCCTCATCAGATGATGCGGCCTATATTCAATCCCTGATGAAGCCTTGCCTTGAGGCCGGGAAATATGCAGGCTGGATTGCACCGCCCCGTATTGGAATTGACAACAAGCCGGGCGACTTTGAATATGTACAGCTGCACGACTCGTAA